From the genome of Primulina eburnea isolate SZY01 chromosome 12, ASM2296580v1, whole genome shotgun sequence, one region includes:
- the LOC140807158 gene encoding small ribosomal subunit protein bTHXc — protein sequence MASLLLGATPMAAQSFKLSPNLSSSKSETLIHTPLFPAPATSCPITASASASAPSIYCGRGDKKTARGKRFNHSFGNARPKDNSKGRGPPRVTAPPLPPRKDKYDDGEVIKIEIDESLFAN from the exons ATGGCTTCTCTTCTCCTCGGAGCTACTCCCATGGCTGCCCAATCCTTCAAGCTCTCCCCCAATCTCTCGTCATCCAAATCCGAAACCCTAATCCACACCCCTTTGTTCCCAGCTCCCGCAACTTCATGCCCCATCACCGCATCCGCATCCGCATCCGCCCCTTCCA TCTACTGCGGTAGAGGGGACAAGAAGACTGCCAGAGGGAAGAGGTTCAATCACTCCTTTGGGAAT GCGAGGCCGAAGGATAATAGTAAAGGTAGAGGGCCGCCGAGGGTGACGGCGCCGCCGTTGCCGCCGAGGAAGGATAAGTACGATGACGGTGAGGTGATCAAGATTGAAATCGACGAGTCTCTTTTTGCTAATTGA